The Prevotella sp. E9-3 genome has a window encoding:
- a CDS encoding sugar kinase, which yields MAKKIVTFGELLLRFSKLDHLRLTQGDMFTSKYGGSEANVAVSLATLGDNVEYITRLPDNAIGKTAMENLRQLGVDTHRIIYGGTRIGTYYLEPAAGMRASKVIYDRNGSAYYELKPGMIPWREILKDADILHVSGITASISQNAADATFEALDVADELGLQISFDINYRKNLWKYGADPRATLKKMLSRCDMMFGDAIEFEWICQRQQPPFTATTSDFEMQMDEYREWFDDLHAEFPRCKRWLMGMRNIVASSHHTLTALLWTHGQLLQAPIYNITDVIDPVGVGDAFMAGLLHSLDAFPDDEQMKLNYALAAAAVKNTIPGDFNLASDDEIKAIIK from the coding sequence ATGGCTAAGAAGATTGTAACATTCGGTGAATTGCTCTTACGCTTTTCAAAACTTGATCATCTGCGATTGACTCAGGGCGATATGTTTACCAGTAAATATGGTGGCAGTGAAGCCAATGTTGCTGTTTCGCTGGCTACTCTGGGAGACAACGTAGAATACATTACCCGACTGCCAGATAATGCGATTGGTAAGACTGCCATGGAAAATTTACGCCAATTGGGAGTCGATACCCACCGTATCATTTATGGCGGCACACGTATTGGCACTTATTATCTTGAACCTGCCGCTGGAATGCGAGCTTCGAAAGTTATTTACGACCGTAATGGTTCCGCTTATTACGAATTGAAGCCTGGCATGATTCCCTGGCGTGAAATTCTTAAAGATGCTGATATACTACATGTTTCTGGCATCACCGCCTCAATATCCCAAAACGCAGCTGACGCTACCTTTGAGGCTCTTGACGTGGCCGATGAACTGGGGTTACAGATTTCTTTCGATATCAACTACCGTAAGAACCTTTGGAAATACGGAGCTGATCCAAGAGCAACACTGAAGAAGATGCTCTCACGCTGCGACATGATGTTTGGAGATGCCATTGAGTTTGAATGGATTTGTCAGCGCCAGCAACCACCTTTTACAGCCACGACTTCCGATTTTGAGATGCAGATGGATGAATACCGTGAATGGTTCGACGACTTGCATGCCGAATTTCCACGCTGCAAGCGTTGGCTGATGGGTATGCGCAACATCGTGGCCTCCAGTCATCACACGCTGACTGCCCTGCTTTGGACTCATGGACAGTTGCTCCAAGCACCTATATATAATATAACAGATGTCATTGACCCAGTGGGGGTTGGCGATGCTTTCATGGCAGGACTGCTTCATTCACTTGATGCATTCCCTGATGATGAGCAAATGAAACTGAACTACGCTTTAGCAGCAGCAGCCGTCAAGAATACAATACCAGGTGACTTCAACCTGGCTTCTGACGATGAAATAAAAGCAATAATCAAATAA
- a CDS encoding CotH kinase family protein: MKDVLLTILLCLFAIEVPADSWDEGNFKPYNTDVVLEKTNLPILFINTRDEAGHTTAIHKDYQVAVRMKIINNADGVNYGDTVAHSGQTTDYEGWVGIKYRGSSSFYDSDKKPYGFRTLKTADVNGKKEKVKLLGLPEDNNWVLLAPYHDRSLIRDPLVYQLSRPYFEFTPKCKFCEIIVDGIYYGVYILCEKPSKGENRLNFTAPGDSGDELTGDYMVEIDRDNEPHFVLKYKMYDHDICAKYHFPEYEEISSEQMAYIKQRFDELEDVLNSDGFADKENGYSKYIDVENFINYQLMTEFCQNPDGYRLSTYIYKRRDSVDPRFKITPWDYNMTFGNNIAAGDFLYEQWVYEKGQKAGLLGKLPVPFWWKRLTEDEAYWKRMKERWAELRTSTLSDQHVTEMMDSLVNEVTIGGACERNYQAWSIWDKEIPLAPTTATNYDEEIALMREWTKKQVAWIDEQLVFDPTGIISIQKVPFVKRKDNDDWYDLQGRKFAPKPTARGIYILQGKKELIK, from the coding sequence ATGAAAGATGTTTTATTAACTATACTGCTGTGCTTATTTGCCATAGAAGTTCCTGCTGACAGCTGGGATGAAGGGAACTTTAAGCCCTATAATACCGATGTCGTGCTAGAGAAGACAAACCTGCCCATCCTGTTCATCAACACCCGCGACGAAGCCGGCCATACCACCGCCATCCATAAAGACTACCAAGTGGCAGTGCGTATGAAGATCATCAACAATGCTGACGGGGTGAACTACGGCGACACAGTGGCACATTCGGGGCAGACCACCGACTATGAGGGATGGGTAGGCATCAAGTACAGAGGTAGCAGCTCATTTTATGACTCCGACAAGAAACCTTATGGTTTCAGAACCTTGAAAACGGCTGACGTGAACGGAAAGAAAGAGAAAGTGAAACTGCTCGGTTTGCCAGAGGACAACAACTGGGTGTTGCTGGCGCCCTATCATGACCGCAGTCTGATCCGCGATCCGCTGGTGTATCAACTCTCACGGCCCTACTTCGAATTCACACCTAAGTGCAAATTCTGCGAGATCATCGTCGACGGCATCTACTATGGTGTCTATATTCTCTGCGAAAAACCCAGCAAGGGCGAGAACCGCTTGAACTTTACTGCTCCAGGCGACAGCGGCGACGAACTGACTGGCGACTATATGGTGGAGATAGACCGTGATAATGAGCCACATTTCGTATTGAAATACAAAATGTACGATCATGATATCTGCGCAAAGTACCACTTCCCTGAGTACGAGGAAATATCAAGTGAACAGATGGCCTATATCAAGCAGCGGTTTGACGAGTTGGAGGATGTGCTCAACAGCGACGGTTTTGCTGACAAGGAGAATGGCTACAGCAAGTATATCGACGTGGAAAACTTCATCAATTACCAGCTGATGACGGAGTTCTGCCAAAACCCTGACGGTTATCGTCTGAGTACCTATATCTATAAACGACGTGACTCTGTGGATCCGCGATTCAAGATAACCCCTTGGGACTACAACATGACCTTCGGCAATAATATCGCAGCAGGAGATTTCCTCTATGAGCAATGGGTATATGAGAAAGGACAGAAAGCGGGGCTGTTAGGCAAGCTGCCTGTGCCTTTCTGGTGGAAACGGCTAACAGAAGACGAAGCCTATTGGAAACGCATGAAGGAGCGATGGGCTGAATTACGAACCAGCACACTGAGCGACCAGCACGTCACTGAAATGATGGACTCTCTGGTCAACGAAGTAACGATTGGAGGTGCCTGTGAGCGCAATTATCAGGCATGGTCCATCTGGGACAAAGAGATTCCCCTGGCTCCCACCACTGCCACAAACTATGATGAGGAAATAGCCCTCATGCGTGAATGGACTAAGAAACAAGTGGCGTGGATTGACGAACAACTGGTTTTCGATCCTACGGGTATCATCTCTATTCAGAAAGTGCCATTCGTCAAGCGTAAAGACAATGATGACTGGTATGATCTTCAAGGTCGTAAGTTCGCCCCCAAACCCACCGCCCGAGGCATATACATACTCCAAGGCAAAAAGGAATTAATCAAATAG
- a CDS encoding porin — translation MKKVFLLFLTTLATITASAQTNEWFQNIKFSGYGMVQYQASDKKEAETNAFNLRLARLALEGRAHDDFYWKVQMQINGNTFDPDKSSTDIRLVDLFGEWQKYEFFKVKAGQFKRPFTFENPMHPITQGFMSYSQNVSKLAGFSDRTGQHASNGRDIGLQFQGDLLKVNDHNLLHYQVGVFNGEGINQKDKNNQKDIIGGIWVVPVQGMRIGAFGWTGSSQINNENVQKNRYALSAEYAKNDWTFRTEYIHNQGWNANHTSDKADGIYALCIAPIIEKKLHVKARYDLYREAKEWGQSKTLYEVGADYMFTKNLQLNLEYARVNERAGHFNYNLVDVELDFRF, via the coding sequence ATGAAAAAGGTTTTCTTATTATTTCTTACTACACTTGCCACAATAACAGCAAGTGCCCAGACCAATGAATGGTTTCAGAATATAAAGTTCAGTGGATACGGAATGGTACAATATCAAGCCAGCGATAAGAAGGAGGCTGAAACAAATGCCTTTAACCTACGTTTGGCTCGATTGGCTCTTGAAGGCCGTGCCCACGACGACTTTTACTGGAAAGTTCAGATGCAGATTAATGGTAATACCTTTGATCCAGACAAATCATCTACAGACATCCGTTTGGTTGATCTTTTTGGTGAGTGGCAGAAATATGAGTTTTTCAAAGTGAAGGCCGGTCAGTTTAAGCGTCCATTTACTTTTGAGAACCCCATGCACCCAATCACCCAAGGCTTTATGAGCTACTCACAGAACGTTTCTAAATTGGCTGGCTTCAGCGACCGCACAGGTCAGCATGCCTCCAACGGACGTGATATCGGCCTGCAGTTTCAAGGCGACCTCCTGAAGGTCAATGACCACAACCTGCTTCATTATCAGGTAGGCGTGTTCAACGGTGAAGGTATCAACCAGAAGGACAAGAACAATCAAAAGGACATCATCGGCGGCATTTGGGTAGTGCCGGTTCAGGGCATGCGCATCGGTGCTTTCGGATGGACAGGAAGCAGCCAGATAAACAATGAGAACGTCCAGAAGAACCGCTACGCCCTCTCTGCCGAATATGCCAAGAACGACTGGACATTCCGCACCGAGTACATTCACAACCAGGGATGGAATGCTAATCACACCAGCGATAAGGCCGACGGTATCTATGCGCTCTGCATTGCCCCTATCATTGAGAAGAAACTCCATGTTAAGGCTCGCTACGACCTGTATCGTGAGGCTAAGGAATGGGGACAGTCAAAGACTCTGTATGAAGTGGGTGCCGACTATATGTTCACCAAGAACTTGCAGTTGAACTTGGAATATGCCCGTGTGAATGAACGCGCTGGCCATTTCAACTACAACCTCGTTGACGTAGAACTCGACTTCCGTTTCTAA
- a CDS encoding DapH/DapD/GlmU-related protein: MDNNMFDTIDATGTGHKSDPRMRNVEAEMIRSHELCLKISARKPTEPDYKGLLEELFQCALDDSVVVVSPFYCDCGCRMTFGKNVTINKGATILSPGRVVIEDNVLIGPEVKIVTVDHDLYDRHDLFHFGQVTIKENAWICIGAIICPGVTIGRNAVVAAGAVVTKDVPDNAVVGGNPAKIIKTL; this comes from the coding sequence ATGGATAATAATATGTTTGACACCATAGATGCCACGGGAACAGGACACAAGAGCGACCCTCGTATGCGCAACGTAGAGGCAGAGATGATACGTAGTCATGAACTATGCCTCAAAATCTCGGCAAGAAAACCCACCGAACCCGATTACAAGGGACTGCTGGAGGAATTGTTTCAGTGTGCATTAGACGATAGTGTCGTCGTTGTGTCACCCTTCTATTGCGATTGCGGATGCCGGATGACCTTCGGGAAGAATGTGACCATCAACAAGGGAGCCACCATCCTCTCGCCGGGTAGGGTAGTGATAGAAGACAATGTGCTGATAGGTCCCGAGGTGAAGATAGTCACTGTTGATCACGACCTCTACGACAGGCACGACCTGTTTCATTTCGGTCAGGTGACCATCAAGGAGAATGCGTGGATATGCATCGGAGCCATCATCTGTCCCGGTGTCACCATAGGCCGCAATGCCGTCGTAGCCGCTGGTGCCGTAGTCACCAAGGATGTCCCCGACAACGCAGTAGTCGGTGGCAATCCCGCCAAAATCATCAAAACCCTCTGA
- a CDS encoding bifunctional (p)ppGpp synthetase/guanosine-3',5'-bis(diphosphate) 3'-pyrophosphohydrolase yields MEDKTIFTPEERQQALELYDQLRALVNGPTLPGEDENEQKLRHHLVKVINEGFVRRDVFGLNPIITSLQTAILVVEEIGLKREAVIAIMLRPSIEQDLINIEDVEHDYGTSVARILQGLSRIQELYQRNPLTDGDRSAFGSSQGENFRNLLLSLAEDMRVILIMIADRVNMMRQIRDTENLEAKTEVSQEAAFLYAPLAHKLGLYKLKSELEDLSLKYLEHDAYYHIKEKLNATKQVRDAYIQNFIGPIEEKLKAAGLKFHMKGRTKSIHSIWQKMKKQKCAFEGVYDLFAIRIIIDCPPEMEKQCCWQTFAIITDMYTSNPKRMRDWLSVPKSNGYESLHITVLGPEQKWVEVQIRTERMDEIAERGVAAHWRYKGVKAEGGGMDEWLAGIRQMLENADDGLKAMDQFKMELEEEEVYVFTPKGDLMRFQKGSTVLDMAYHIHSKVGSACTGARIRSALSENGKVVTFRYELHSGDQVEILTSSTQRPKQEWLNIVKTPRAKAKIRLALKETQQKEAMMVKEMLERKFRNRKIEQDESLMMRSMKKLGYKEASDFYRDIASGTLDVATVIDKYLELQQVEKGVDADGKQVSKNAMRSADEFVLEDHVAPQTQPSDDVLVIDKNLKGIDYQLAKCCNPIYGDEVFGFVTAGGGIKIHRCDCPNAHEMRRRFGYRIVKAKWSGKGSSQYSITLRVIGNDDLGIVNNLTSIISKDEKLILRSINIDSNDGLFRGNLVIMINDNTRLESLIKKLRTVKGVKQVERI; encoded by the coding sequence TTGGAAGACAAAACAATATTTACCCCTGAGGAGCGGCAACAGGCACTGGAACTTTACGACCAGTTGAGAGCCCTTGTAAATGGCCCGACACTTCCTGGTGAAGACGAAAACGAACAGAAACTTCGTCACCATTTAGTTAAGGTTATTAATGAAGGTTTTGTGCGTCGCGATGTTTTCGGGTTAAATCCAATCATCACAAGTCTTCAGACTGCAATCCTTGTTGTAGAAGAGATAGGGCTGAAACGTGAAGCAGTTATTGCTATCATGCTTCGCCCCAGCATTGAACAGGATCTTATTAATATAGAAGATGTAGAGCATGACTATGGTACTTCTGTTGCTCGCATCTTGCAAGGATTGAGCCGTATTCAAGAACTTTACCAGCGTAACCCCTTAACAGACGGCGACCGTTCGGCTTTTGGAAGTTCACAAGGAGAGAATTTCCGAAACCTTCTATTGTCGCTGGCAGAGGACATGCGCGTCATTCTCATCATGATTGCCGACCGTGTGAACATGATGCGACAGATACGCGACACAGAAAATCTTGAAGCAAAAACAGAAGTTAGTCAGGAAGCTGCATTCCTCTACGCTCCATTAGCCCACAAACTGGGTCTTTACAAACTGAAGAGCGAACTTGAAGACCTCTCCTTAAAGTATCTTGAGCACGATGCATACTATCATATTAAGGAGAAGCTGAATGCCACAAAGCAAGTACGCGATGCCTACATACAGAACTTTATCGGCCCTATTGAAGAAAAGCTAAAAGCTGCCGGATTGAAGTTCCACATGAAAGGAAGAACGAAATCCATTCATAGCATTTGGCAGAAGATGAAAAAACAAAAGTGTGCATTTGAGGGAGTGTACGACCTCTTTGCCATACGTATTATCATCGACTGCCCACCAGAGATGGAGAAACAGTGTTGCTGGCAAACATTTGCCATCATCACAGACATGTACACCTCTAACCCCAAGCGCATGCGCGACTGGCTTTCTGTTCCTAAATCAAACGGCTATGAATCTCTTCATATCACCGTATTAGGACCTGAACAGAAATGGGTTGAGGTTCAGATACGTACTGAACGCATGGACGAGATTGCCGAACGAGGTGTGGCAGCTCACTGGCGCTATAAAGGCGTGAAAGCTGAAGGTGGCGGCATGGATGAGTGGCTTGCAGGTATTCGGCAGATGCTGGAAAATGCTGATGACGGACTAAAAGCCATGGACCAGTTCAAGATGGAACTGGAGGAGGAAGAAGTGTATGTGTTTACGCCCAAAGGCGATCTGATGCGTTTCCAGAAAGGATCTACTGTGCTCGATATGGCCTATCATATCCACTCAAAGGTGGGAAGTGCCTGTACAGGTGCCCGCATCCGATCGGCATTAAGTGAAAACGGAAAGGTGGTTACCTTCCGCTATGAACTTCACTCTGGCGACCAGGTAGAAATTCTGACCTCGTCAACTCAAAGGCCCAAACAGGAATGGCTAAACATAGTCAAAACTCCACGCGCTAAGGCAAAAATCAGACTGGCCCTCAAAGAAACACAACAGAAAGAGGCCATGATGGTGAAGGAAATGCTGGAACGCAAATTCCGCAATCGAAAGATTGAACAGGACGAGAGTTTGATGATGCGCTCCATGAAAAAACTGGGCTATAAGGAGGCCAGCGATTTCTATAGAGACATTGCTTCAGGCACACTTGATGTGGCTACCGTCATAGATAAATACCTTGAACTTCAACAAGTAGAGAAAGGTGTTGATGCGGACGGAAAACAGGTGAGCAAGAATGCCATGCGCTCAGCCGATGAGTTTGTATTGGAAGATCATGTGGCTCCTCAAACTCAACCAAGCGATGATGTGCTGGTGATTGACAAAAACCTCAAAGGTATTGACTACCAGCTTGCAAAATGCTGTAATCCCATCTATGGAGACGAAGTGTTTGGCTTTGTAACTGCTGGAGGCGGCATCAAGATCCACCGATGTGACTGTCCGAACGCTCATGAAATGCGTCGTCGCTTTGGCTACCGAATAGTGAAAGCCAAATGGAGCGGCAAAGGTTCATCACAATATAGCATCACGCTGCGCGTCATTGGTAATGACGATTTGGGTATTGTAAACAACTTGACTAGTATCATCTCAAAAGATGAGAAACTTATATTGCGGAGCATTAATATCGACTCGAACGATGGACTGTTCCGCGGAAACTTAGTAATAATGATTAATGACAACACTCGCCTGGAATCGCTCATCAAGAAACTGAGAACAGTAAAAGGAGTGAAACAGGTGGAGAGAATTTAA
- a CDS encoding Abi family protein — translation MRYTKQAMTLAQQIQTLQGRGLMIADTNKAEQALDAISYFRLADYWYHLEADHHTHQFLPDSHFDEVLACYYSEFERPFTSHIASDIQVAFSLRS, via the coding sequence ATGAGATATACCAAACAAGCAATGACGCTGGCACAGCAGATTCAGACACTGCAAGGCAGAGGTCTGATGATTGCTGATACCAATAAGGCAGAACAAGCTCTTGATGCTATCAGCTATTTCCGATTGGCAGACTACTGGTATCATCTGGAAGCTGATCATCATACTCATCAGTTCCTACCCGACAGTCATTTTGATGAAGTGCTGGCTTGTTACTATTCAGAGTTCGAGCGGCCTTTCACGTCCCACATAGCCAGTGATATTCAAGTTGCATTTTCACTTCGTTCCTAA
- a CDS encoding O-acetylhomoserine aminocarboxypropyltransferase/cysteine synthase family protein: protein MEKKLKRDTLCVQAGWQPKNGEPRVLPIYQSTTFKYDNTEEMADLFDLKKEGYFYTRLQNPTNDAVASKIAALEGGVGAVLTSSGQAANFYAVFNICEAGDHVVASNEIYGGTYNLFGVTLKKLGIECTFVNPEASEEEISKAFRPNTKLLFGETISNPGCKVLDIEKFARIAHSHNVPLVIDNTFPTPINCRPFEWGADIVTHSTTKYMDGHATQVGGCVVDSGNFNWDEKYPGLTTPDESYHGLTYTKAFGKMAYITKLVAQLMRDLGSIPSPQNSFLLNLGLETLHLRMQRHCENAQKVAEFLSKDERVAWVHYSGLESDESHALAQKYLPNGSCGVLAFGLKGTRETAVRFMDSLKLVAIVTHVADARTCVLHPASHTHRQLSDEQLREAGVAPDLIRLSVGIEDVTDIIDDLKQALDNI from the coding sequence ATGGAAAAGAAGTTGAAAAGAGACACACTTTGTGTGCAAGCAGGATGGCAGCCCAAAAACGGTGAACCTCGTGTATTACCAATATATCAGAGTACTACCTTTAAATATGACAACACTGAGGAAATGGCCGACCTCTTCGACCTCAAGAAAGAAGGCTATTTCTACACCCGTCTGCAAAATCCAACCAACGATGCAGTAGCCAGTAAGATTGCTGCACTGGAAGGTGGTGTAGGTGCTGTACTCACTTCAAGCGGACAGGCTGCAAACTTCTATGCCGTGTTTAACATCTGTGAAGCAGGCGACCATGTAGTGGCATCAAATGAAATTTATGGCGGTACATACAATCTGTTTGGTGTAACACTAAAGAAATTAGGAATTGAATGTACCTTCGTAAACCCGGAGGCTTCGGAAGAGGAAATTTCCAAAGCTTTCCGTCCAAATACAAAACTCCTGTTTGGTGAGACCATCTCAAACCCTGGCTGTAAGGTACTCGACATTGAGAAATTTGCTCGTATTGCCCACAGTCACAATGTACCCCTTGTTATAGACAACACCTTCCCCACCCCCATCAACTGCCGACCATTTGAATGGGGAGCTGACATCGTGACCCACTCTACTACTAAATACATGGACGGTCATGCCACTCAAGTTGGCGGTTGTGTAGTAGATAGCGGAAACTTCAATTGGGATGAAAAATATCCTGGACTTACTACTCCTGATGAGTCTTATCACGGATTGACCTATACAAAAGCCTTCGGAAAGATGGCTTACATCACGAAACTGGTGGCGCAACTGATGCGCGACTTAGGAAGCATTCCATCACCTCAGAACTCATTTCTTCTGAACCTGGGATTGGAGACGCTCCATCTGCGTATGCAACGCCATTGCGAGAATGCTCAAAAAGTGGCCGAGTTCCTGAGTAAAGACGAGCGTGTTGCCTGGGTACACTATAGTGGACTTGAGAGTGATGAAAGTCATGCACTGGCTCAGAAATACTTGCCAAACGGTTCGTGTGGCGTATTAGCCTTCGGATTGAAAGGCACTCGCGAAACAGCCGTACGTTTCATGGACTCCCTGAAATTGGTAGCAATTGTGACTCATGTGGCCGATGCGCGCACTTGTGTTCTTCATCCTGCCAGTCATACCCATCGCCAGCTTTCCGACGAGCAATTACGCGAAGCAGGAGTAGCACCCGATCTTATTCGCCTGTCAGTAGGTATTGAGGATGTAACAGACATCATCGATGACCTGAAGCAGGCATTAGACAACATATAA
- a CDS encoding C13 family peptidase, with the protein MMITNKTPVVLPAGQGMTADLLKETLQSMADAHQFRQMLVCLEPCYSANMGKALEGIPGVLAICSAGPYEQSFADSWSNELGVWMCDRFTRNLIGHATEYPNGTYRDLYLYCAQHTLGSHVGIYNYTYFGNLYTTGPKDFFVKNK; encoded by the coding sequence ATGATGATAACAAATAAGACGCCTGTGGTATTGCCTGCAGGACAGGGCATGACCGCCGACCTGCTGAAAGAGACGCTGCAATCGATGGCGGATGCCCATCAGTTCCGTCAGATGCTCGTGTGCCTGGAGCCCTGCTATTCGGCTAACATGGGAAAAGCACTTGAGGGCATCCCCGGTGTGCTGGCCATCTGTTCGGCAGGACCTTATGAGCAGTCGTTTGCCGACTCGTGGAGCAACGAACTGGGAGTATGGATGTGTGACCGCTTCACCCGAAACCTCATCGGCCACGCCACCGAATATCCCAACGGCACCTATCGTGACCTCTACCTCTACTGTGCCCAGCACACCCTCGGTTCGCATGTAGGCATCTACAACTACACCTACTTCGGCAACCTCTACACCACCGGCCCGAAAGATTTTTTTGTCAAAAATAAGTGA
- a CDS encoding asparaginase encodes MIVTSKVLLIYTGGTIGMNRNPHTHALEPFDFEHLLYNVPELKQFDTKISTYQFDPPIDSSDMSPLRWTDLSHVIADHYEDYDGFVVLHGTDTMAYTASAMSYMLENLTKPVIFTGSQLPIGQLRTDGKENLITSIEIAAARHQDGTAMVPEVGIYFNGHLLRGNRTTKQSADEFNAFESFNYPHLVDAGVNITYHEDLIMKPDFTKPMTPHFRLDNNVIIFSLFPGVREDLIRHIIATPNLRSIVMRTFGSGNAPQNPWLISALKEGTRRGKVIINISQCLQGRVEMGRYDTGYQLKEAGVISGYDSTVESAVTKLMFLQSHYDDPEQIRKYMQRSIRGEITE; translated from the coding sequence ATTATTGTGACATCAAAAGTTCTCCTTATCTACACGGGTGGCACTATCGGTATGAACCGTAATCCACACACGCATGCGCTCGAACCATTCGACTTCGAGCACCTGCTGTATAATGTGCCGGAACTGAAACAATTCGATACCAAAATATCAACGTATCAGTTTGATCCTCCCATTGACTCCAGTGATATGTCTCCACTAAGATGGACAGACCTGAGTCATGTGATAGCCGATCATTATGAAGACTACGATGGTTTTGTGGTACTTCACGGTACAGATACAATGGCCTATACGGCCTCGGCCATGAGCTATATGCTGGAGAACTTGACCAAGCCCGTTATCTTCACCGGTTCGCAACTTCCCATCGGACAGCTAAGAACAGACGGTAAAGAGAATCTCATCACCTCTATCGAAATAGCTGCTGCACGTCATCAGGATGGCACAGCTATGGTTCCAGAGGTGGGCATTTATTTCAATGGGCACTTGCTGCGAGGCAATCGTACCACCAAACAAAGTGCGGATGAGTTTAACGCTTTCGAGTCGTTTAACTATCCGCACCTTGTGGATGCTGGCGTAAACATCACCTATCACGAAGATTTGATTATGAAGCCAGACTTCACAAAACCCATGACTCCTCATTTCCGTCTCGACAACAACGTGATTATCTTCTCGTTGTTTCCTGGTGTACGTGAGGATTTGATTCGTCATATCATTGCTACCCCCAACCTTCGTTCTATAGTGATGAGAACATTTGGGTCGGGCAACGCGCCACAGAATCCTTGGTTGATCAGCGCACTGAAAGAAGGAACGCGTCGGGGCAAAGTAATTATCAACATCAGCCAATGCCTGCAAGGCCGGGTTGAGATGGGACGATATGACACGGGCTACCAACTGAAAGAGGCTGGCGTGATAAGTGGTTACGATTCAACGGTGGAAAGTGCTGTAACAAAATTAATGTTCTTGCAGTCACACTATGATGACCCAGAACAAATACGCAAGTATATGCAGCGCAGTATTCGCGGAGAGATTACCGAATAA
- a CDS encoding family 43 glycosylhydrolase, with product MKRTLFLSMLITIVSTTVAQGQRRNFQREAFTTENPMVHDPVMAKENDTYYIYSTGRGIQQMTSKDRKVWTVLPTPVMTVIPGWTTDSVPGFTNHVWAPDIINWHGKWWLAYSCSTFGKNGSAIGLLSSQSLRSSMWKDEGCIVTSHHWKKEKNGQHTGDNWNAIDPNFVIDDNDTPWMVWGSFWDGIQLARLDSTMHLDKNKGIRTIARRYAPNHKPKEENPTSKFAGTNAIEAPFIFKHNGYYYLFVSWDYCCRGTKSNYRVAVGRSKNIDGPYLDREGKEMMNGGGTIFLEGDKNEWEAAGHCAAYSFDGEDIFICHGYSAKHNGVAMLIQRTIRWTDDEWPEINE from the coding sequence ATGAAAAGAACATTATTTCTATCGATGCTGATTACAATTGTGAGTACCACAGTCGCACAGGGACAGCGTCGAAATTTTCAACGTGAGGCCTTTACCACAGAAAATCCAATGGTTCACGATCCAGTGATGGCCAAGGAGAATGACACCTATTATATTTATTCTACAGGTAGGGGAATTCAACAAATGACCTCTAAAGACAGAAAGGTATGGACAGTACTACCAACACCGGTAATGACCGTGATACCAGGTTGGACAACCGATTCTGTTCCAGGATTCACTAACCACGTATGGGCACCCGACATTATCAACTGGCATGGAAAATGGTGGCTGGCCTATAGCTGCTCTACATTTGGCAAAAACGGTTCGGCAATCGGCCTGCTAAGCAGTCAATCACTCCGTTCAAGCATGTGGAAAGACGAGGGATGTATTGTCACATCACACCATTGGAAAAAAGAGAAAAACGGTCAACACACAGGAGACAACTGGAATGCCATTGACCCGAACTTTGTTATTGATGACAACGACACCCCTTGGATGGTGTGGGGATCGTTCTGGGATGGCATCCAGTTAGCCAGACTCGACTCCACCATGCACCTCGACAAAAACAAAGGAATACGCACCATAGCTCGTCGATATGCTCCCAATCATAAACCGAAGGAAGAGAACCCGACTTCGAAATTTGCCGGTACGAATGCGATTGAAGCACCGTTCATTTTCAAGCATAATGGTTACTATTACCTCTTCGTATCGTGGGACTATTGCTGTCGTGGAACTAAAAGCAACTATCGTGTAGCTGTAGGCAGAAGTAAGAATATCGATGGTCCGTACTTAGACCGTGAAGGCAAGGAGATGATGAATGGCGGAGGAACCATCTTCCTGGAAGGAGACAAAAACGAATGGGAGGCAGCAGGACATTGCGCAGCCTATTCGTTCGACGGTGAAGACATCTTTATCTGCCATGGCTATAGTGCCAAGCACAATGGAGTAGCAATGCTTATCCAACGTACTATCAGATGGACAGACGACGAATGGCCGGAAATTAACGAGTAA